A stretch of the Vitis vinifera cultivar Pinot Noir 40024 chromosome 16, ASM3070453v1 genome encodes the following:
- the LOC100240785 gene encoding uncharacterized protein LOC100240785 encodes MQTTTAASTSPPPNGGENSDGAAEHRLREAEERLREAIEELQRRQRHARGFHHPQCDHANESCVANAIGNLCQSFLLSYGVRVGIGILLRAFKLVRRQSYSSLLDLKQLVSEKDLIVREEACRVGLLFGGFTGSYHALRCLLRKLRKKETPLNAILAGSVAGLSILALDDSSRRRTLALYLAARLAQCAYNSAKSKNKFHLWGSHWRHGDSLLFALACAQVMYAFIMRPETLPKSYQDFIQKTGPVAQPVYKAVMDTCRGSPVDIVSLSAYLSNRRESDNVKLEEFPSIIPCSIIHPDTNSCLAHNANAASATFRKTFPLYFSLTFVPFVVLHLQKFMDTPARTCWHAIKGAVRSTTFLSAFVGIFQAVICLHRKVASKDHKLVYWVAGGTSALSVLLEKKARRSELALYVLPRAGDSLWYILVNRHLLPNIKNAEVPLFCACMGGIMYYLEHEPDTMAPFLRGLIRRFLASRISNPGPPSSRTASYTYLQTLDALKKPKLQEAQEPPAQAPAPASASEKYNLESIPGL; translated from the exons ATGCAAACCACCACAGCAGCATCGACGTCTCCGCCGCCTAACGGCGGCGAAAACTCCGACGGAGCGGCCGAGCACCGGCTCCGGGAGGCCGAGGAAAGGCTCCGGGAGGCCATAGAGGAGCTGCAGCGGCGCCAGCGCCACGCCCGTGGCTTCCACCACCCGCAATGCGACCACGCCAATGAGTCCTGCGTCGCCAACGCCATCGGCAATCTCTGCCAGAGCTTCCTCCTCTCCTACGGCGTTAGAGTCGGTATCGGAATTCTTCTCCGGGCCTTCAAGCTCGTCCGGAGGCAATCATATTCGTCGCTTCTCGATCTCAAG CAACTTGTCTCAGAGAAAGATTTGATAGTAAGAGAAGAAGCATGTCGTGTTGGTTTACTTTTTGGTGGTTTTACTGGATCCTATCATGCCCTCCGATGTTTGTTGAGAAagttgagaaagaaagaaactccTCTGAATGC AATTTTAGCAGGTTCAGTTGCGGGTTTGTCTATTCTAGCCTTAGATGATTCTAGTAGGAGACGTACACTTGCTTTATATCTTGCAGCTAGGCTTGCCCag TGTGCTTACAATTCTGCAAAGTCTAAGAACAAGTTTCACCTCTGGGGAAGCCATTGGAGACATGGAGATTCCTTACTCTTTGCTTTGGCATGTGCCCAG GTTATGTATGCCTTCATAATGCGTCCTGAGACCTTGCCCAAGTCATATCAAGATTTTATTCAGAAGACTGGGCCAGTTGCACAGCCTGTATACAAGGCTGTAATGGATACCTGTAGAGGTTCTCCAGTGGATATTGTGTCACTATCTGCATATTTATCAAACAGAAGGGAGTCTGACAATGTTAAATTGGAAGAGTTTCCGTCCATCATTCCTTGTTCCATTATTCATCCTGACACAAACTCGTGTTTAGCTCACAATGCTAACGCAGCATCAGCTACATTCAGGAAAACATTTCCGCTTTATTTCTCCTTGACATTTGTACCATTTGTTGTTCTGCACTTACAAAAG TTTATGGATACCCCTGCTCGTACCTGTTGGCACGCAATTAAGGGTGCTGTTCGTTCAACAACATTCTTGTCTGCTTTCGTCGGAATCTTTCAG GCGGTCATATGTTTGCATAGAAAAGTGGCATCAAAAGACCACAAGCTTGTGTATTGGGTTGCGGGTGGAACTTCCGCCCTCTCTGTACTGCTGGAGAAGAAAGCTAGACGGAGTGAACTTGCTTTATATGTTCTCCCTCGAGCTGGAGATTCGCTATGGTACATATTAGTGAATCGCCATCTACTTCCAAATATCAAGAACGCCGAG GTACCACTATTCTGTGCGTGTATGGGAGGAATCATGTACTACTTAGAACACGAGCCGGATACCATGGCCCCATTCCTCCGGGGATTGATTCGCCGCTTCCTCGCCAGTAGAATCAGCAACCCAGGCCCACCATC
- the LOC100259582 gene encoding light-harvesting complex-like protein 3 isotype 1, chloroplastic, with protein sequence MASSIAITASLQRACSPHHVTKKQQPQARPARSMGTKQETHVVALETEGPKGLNIAEQEAKFGFNAGSSTTTSRDAKDDDEAGSGLDTEPSAPKFSDERWKNGTWDLNMFVRDGKMDWDGVIVAEARRRKFLEMYPESATNQEPVLFRSSIIPWWAWMMRSHLQEAELINGRAAMVGFFMAYLVDALTGLDVVGQTGNLICKAGLLVTVMGVIFFRRAQDFDSLRKLADEATLYDKQWQSSWQDQDAGDGDSGRGGKKI encoded by the exons ATGGCTTCTTCCATTGCCATTACGGCCTCATTGCAAAGAGCTTGCAGCCCACATCATGTCACCAAGAAGCAGCAGCCTCAAGCCAGGCCGGCACGCTCCATGGGAACAAAGCAGGAGACTCATGTCGTGGCTCTTGAGACAGAAGGCCCGAAGGGTTTAAACATAGCTGAACAAGAAGCCAAGTTTGGCTTCAACGCTGGTAGCAGTACTACTACTTCAAGGGATGCCAAGGATGATGATGAAGCAGGAAGTGGTTTAGACACTGAGCCTTCTGCTCCAAAATTCAGTGATGAGCGATGGAAGAACGGGACATGGGATCTCAACATGTTTGTTCGAGACGGGAAGATGGATTGGGATGGTGTGATTGTTGCAG AAGCAAGGAGGCGAAAGTTTCTTGAAATGTATCCAGAATCAGCAACAAACCAAGAACCAGTGCTCTTCAGAAGCTCCATCATACCTTGGTGGGCATGGATGATGAGATCCCACCTCCAAGAAGCTGAGCTGATTAATG gGCGTGCTGCAATGGTGGGGTTCTTCATGGCATACCTTGTGGATGCCTTAACAGGGCTGGATGTTGTAGGCCAAACAGGCAACTTGATTTGCAAGGCAGGGCTGTTGGTGACTGTCATGGGTGTGATATTCTTTAGGCGAGCCCAAGATTTTGACAGCCTGAGGAAGCTAGCGGATGAGGCGACGTTATACGACAAGCAGTGGCAGTCGTCATGGCAGGATCAAGATGCAGGAGATGGGGATTCTGGGAGAGGAGGGAAGAAAATTTAG
- the LOC100263048 gene encoding glutamate dehydrogenase: MNALAATNRNFRHASRILGLDSKLEKSLLISFREIKVECTIPKDDGSLATYVGFRVQHDNARGPMKGGIRYHPEVDPDEVNALAQLMTWKTAVVDIPYGGAKGGIGCTPRDLSMSELERLTRVFTQKIHDLIGTHIDIPAPDMGTNAQTMAWIFDEYSKFHGHSPAVVTGKPIDLGGSLGREAATGQGVVFATEALLAQHGKSIKGLTFVIQGFGNVGSWVARLIHERGGKIIAVSDITGAVKNQNGLDIVDLLRHKEETGCLTNFSGGDHMDPNELLTHECDVLIPCALGGVLNKENAADVKAKFIIEAANHPTDPEADEILSKKGVVILPDIYANAGGVTVSYFEWVQNIQGFMWEEEKVNYELQKYMTKAFHNIKAMCQSHNCSLRMGAFTLGVKRVARATTLRGWEA, from the exons ATGAATGCTCTAGCAGCCACTAACCGCAATTTTCGCCATGCTTCCCGCATTCTTGGGTTGGACTCCAAGCTGGAGAAGAGTCTTCTGATTTCTTTCAGAGAGATCAAG GTGGAGTGCACGATTCCGAAGGATGATGGAAGTTTGGCGACGTATGTGGGGTTCCGTGTGCAGCATGATAATGCTCGTGGGCCCATGAAGGGAGGGATCAGATATCACCCTGAG GTGGATCCTGATGAGGTAAATGCGCTGGCTCAATTGATGACGTGGAAGACCGCTGTAGTTGACATTCCCTATGGTGGTGCAAAGGGTGGCATTGGGTGCACCCCAAGGGACTTGAGTATGAGTGAGTTGGAACGTCTTACTCGTGTCTTTACTCAAAAGATTCATGATCTTATTGGAACTCATATCGATATACCTGCACCAGACATGGGAACTAATGCTCAG ACTATGGCATGGATTTTCGACGAGTACTCAAAATTCCATGGTCACTCACCGGCTGTAGTGACTGGAAAGCCAATA GATCTTGGTGGATCCCTCGGTAGGGAGGCTGCAACTGGTCAAGGTGTTGTTTTCGCAACTGAAGCTTTACTTGCGCAACATGGGAAGTCAATCAAGGGTTTGACATTTGTTATTCAG GGTTTTGGCAATGTTGGATCTTGGGTAGCAAGACTCATCCATGAGAGAGGTGGTAAAATCATAGCGGTGAGTGACATCACTGGAGCTGTTAAGAACCAAAATGGGCTTGATATAGTGGATTTGCTTAGGCACAAAGAAGAGACTGGTTGTCTAACGAATTTCAGTGGCGGAGATCACATGGATCCGAATGAACTGCTCACACATGAATGTGATGTTCTCATCCCATGTGCTCTAGGTGGAGTTCTTAACAA AGAAAATGCTGCGGATGTTAAGGCAAAGTTCATAATAGAAGCAGCAAATCATCCTACTGATCCAGAAGCTGATGAG ATTCTATCCAAGAAAGGAGTCGTAATCCTGCCTGACATCTATGCTAATGCTGGAGGTGTGACCGTGAGCTATTTTGAGTGGGTTCAG AATATTCAAGGTTTTATGTGGGAAGAAGAGAAGGTGAATTATGAGCTTCAGAAGTACATGACCAAAGCTTTTCATAACATTAAGGCAATGTGTCAATCACACAACTGCAGTCTTCGAATGGGAGCCTTCACATTGGGAGTGAAGCGAGTTGCTCGTGCCACGACGCTAAGGGGTTGGGAAGCTTAG